A single region of the Anser cygnoides isolate HZ-2024a breed goose chromosome W, Taihu_goose_T2T_genome, whole genome shotgun sequence genome encodes:
- the LOC136788608 gene encoding uncharacterized protein, whose protein sequence is MALPLQPPQVPTLPYALPQATVWHVVPGVQGQVLQLPAGVQLAPGGHLPPEGHHLQLGQLPAVGHLPAVGQLPHTAPPWAPVYQWGQPVGTGTVLPQDPLWLGPGAVLHGELLHPAGTCLLQAPAHPGPPPLLVPGPPLRGQALPAPRTLTSSRGQLPEPCDHAVGLSEDQGPPLPGPTPSEPAQAPTTASTRTVTPDAATVAEVPEEPLELLELGPDAFAEAFPHLAGDSQQLQHLQDQLPADLDISGLEELLSWLDAVEPQDAFPGVPSSPVLSRFLSELPDLCEDMEEPSTQGLAATRALGEVPSTPGVHPEKHSISIEAAAPQLRVD, encoded by the exons atggcgctgcccttgcagcccccccaggtacccaccctcccctacgcgctgccccaggccaccgtctggcacgtggtgccgggggtccaggggcaggtgctgcagctccccgccggggtgcagctggcacctggggggcacctcccacccgaggggcaccacctgcagcttgggcagctccccgccgtggggcatctccctgctgtggggcagctcccccacaccgctcctccctgggcccccgtctaccagtggggacagcccgtggggacggggacggtgctgccccaggatcccctctggctggggcccggggccgtgctccatggggagctcctgcaccccgcaggcacctgcctgctgcaggcccctgcccaccccggccccccacccctcctcgtcccggggcctccgctgcgggggcaggcgctccccgcgccccgcaccctgaccagcagccgggggcagctgccggagccctgcgaccacgccgtggggctcagcgaggaccaggggcccccgctgcccggccccactccctccgagcctgcccaggctccaacgactgccagcacccggacggtgacgcccgacg cggcgacagttgcagaggtgcctgaggagcccctggagctgcttgagctgggccccgatgccttcgccgaggcctttccccacctggcaggggacagccagcagctgcagcacctgcaggaccagctcccggccgacctggacatctccggcttggaggagctgctcagctggctcgatgccgtggagccccaggacgccttccccggtgtccccagcagtcctgtgctcagccgcttcctgtctgagctgcccgacctctgcgaggacatggaggagccgagcacacagggactggcagccaccagagcactgggtgaggtaccctcaacccctggggtgcaccccgagaag